One window from the genome of Castellaniella sp. MT123 encodes:
- the rsmB gene encoding 16S rRNA (cytosine(967)-C(5))-methyltransferase RsmB, with amino-acid sequence MAAAHAIRGVLDGQSLSESLDRAPPTLRPAAQALSFHAMRQLGFAQTARMLLVPRRPPDRLTEALLLLGISLLEACHRQIDGTPQIPGTPLYPEHTLVHQLVQAADADRKTRPAKNMINAVLRRYGRERTALLAQVMEKPLARWNHPDWWVETLRQAWPEDWQAILRAADQPPPMTLRANIRQVSRDALLTRLEQAGIAAAPVGSAGLILDRPHPVRDIPGFAEGWWSVQDASAQRAGELLPLRDGMRVLDACAAPGGKTAHLLERHTLALTALDSDETRLTRVADNLLRLRLRSDDVLLRCADAADPAGWWDGQPYDAILADVPCTASGVVRRHPDIRWLRRAEDVARTAALQARITDALWPLLAPGGHLLYATCSIFPQEGECQIQDFLARHADARRQPAPGQILPGGADRGDGFFYALLRKDCPE; translated from the coding sequence ATGGCGGCGGCCCACGCCATCCGCGGGGTGCTCGATGGCCAGTCTCTGTCCGAATCCCTGGACCGGGCACCGCCCACACTGCGCCCGGCCGCCCAGGCCCTGTCCTTCCATGCGATGCGTCAGCTGGGCTTCGCCCAGACGGCGCGGATGCTGCTGGTGCCGCGCCGCCCGCCGGACCGTCTGACCGAGGCACTGCTGTTGCTGGGCATCAGCCTTCTGGAAGCCTGTCATCGCCAGATCGACGGCACGCCACAGATTCCCGGCACGCCTCTCTACCCCGAACATACCCTGGTCCACCAGCTGGTGCAGGCGGCCGATGCCGACCGCAAGACGCGCCCCGCCAAGAACATGATCAATGCCGTCCTGCGCCGTTATGGCCGGGAACGGACAGCGTTGCTGGCGCAAGTCATGGAAAAGCCGCTGGCGCGATGGAACCACCCCGACTGGTGGGTCGAGACCCTGCGCCAGGCCTGGCCGGAAGACTGGCAGGCCATCCTGAGGGCTGCGGACCAGCCGCCCCCCATGACTTTGCGGGCCAACATCCGGCAGGTTTCCCGCGACGCGCTGCTGACGCGGCTGGAACAGGCAGGTATCGCGGCCGCGCCGGTCGGCTCGGCTGGCCTGATCCTGGACCGCCCCCATCCGGTGCGCGACATCCCGGGCTTTGCCGAGGGCTGGTGGTCGGTGCAGGACGCCTCGGCGCAACGCGCGGGCGAGCTGCTGCCCCTGCGGGACGGCATGCGGGTGCTGGACGCCTGCGCCGCGCCGGGTGGCAAGACCGCCCATCTGCTGGAACGCCACACCCTGGCGCTCACCGCGCTGGACAGTGACGAAACCCGCCTGACGCGGGTCGCCGACAACCTGCTGCGATTACGTCTGCGGTCCGACGACGTGCTGCTGCGCTGCGCGGACGCGGCCGATCCCGCCGGATGGTGGGACGGCCAACCCTATGACGCGATCCTCGCCGATGTGCCCTGCACGGCATCCGGCGTGGTACGCCGCCACCCGGACATCCGCTGGTTGCGCCGCGCGGAGGACGTCGCCCGCACCGCCGCGCTGCAGGCGCGGATCACCGATGCCCTGTGGCCGCTGCTGGCGCCAGGCGGCCATCTGCTGTATGCCACCTGCTCGATATTCCCCCAGGAAGGCGAATGCCAGATTCAGGATTTTCTGGCCCGTCATGCCGATGCGCGGCGCCAGCCGGCTCCTGGTCAGATCCTGCCGGGCGGCGCGGACCGGGGCGACGGCTTCTTCTACGCGCTGCTCCGCAAGGACTGCCCTGAATGA
- a CDS encoding DUF4390 domain-containing protein, translated as MPRFLIALTFCLLNLLPSAYAREGAVVRIEPIVQQGRLLLDADIDFTLDGDLHDAAQKGVPLYFTADLKIEHPRWWWFDETIIAIERTWSIQFNALTRQWQVGIGDVSQPAATLDEALNLVRHVRGWPIGPVSLFESGVRYEGQLRLRLDTSRLARPFQIDAINSKTWSLSTPWKKFTFSLSAETPRD; from the coding sequence ATGCCTCGTTTCCTGATCGCCCTGACCTTCTGCCTGCTGAATCTGCTACCGTCCGCCTATGCGCGCGAGGGCGCGGTCGTCCGGATCGAACCCATCGTGCAGCAGGGCCGGCTGCTGCTCGACGCCGATATCGACTTCACCCTGGACGGCGACTTGCACGATGCCGCCCAGAAGGGCGTTCCCCTGTATTTCACCGCCGATCTGAAGATCGAACACCCCCGCTGGTGGTGGTTCGACGAGACGATCATCGCCATCGAACGGACCTGGAGCATCCAGTTCAACGCCCTGACCCGGCAATGGCAGGTCGGTATCGGCGACGTATCGCAGCCTGCCGCAACCCTGGACGAGGCGCTCAATCTCGTGCGCCACGTTCGCGGCTGGCCGATCGGGCCGGTCAGTCTTTTCGAGTCCGGTGTCCGCTATGAAGGCCAGCTGCGGCTGCGCCTGGACACCTCCCGCCTCGCGCGCCCCTTCCAGATCGACGCTATCAACAGCAAGACCTGGTCCCTCTCGACCCCATGGAAAAAGTTCACCTTTTCTCTTTCCGCCGAAACGCCCCGCGACTGA
- the rimO gene encoding 30S ribosomal protein S12 methylthiotransferase RimO gives MSQSPRVGFVSLGCPKALVDSERILTQLRMDGYTISADYDGADVVVVNTCGFIDSAKAESLDAIGEAIVENGKVIVTGCLGVEADMIRDVHPAVLAVTGPQQYEQVVRAVHEAAPHERDHDPYTDLVPPQGIRLTPRHYAYLKISEGCNHNCSFCIIPSMRGRLVSRPIGDVLGEARRLVDAGVKELLVISQDTSAYGVDIKYRTGFWDGRPVKTRLTELAQALGEFGVWVRMHYVYPYPHVDELIPLMAEGRILPYLDIPFQHASPRILKAMKRPAFEDRTLARIRQWREACPDMTLRSTFIVGFPGETEDDFQYLLDWMSEAQLDRVGCFQYSPVEGAKANELPDAVPDEVKAERWERFMAHQQAISTQRLAAKIGRTLTVLVDEVDDQGGATARSMADAPEIDGSVLLRDAAGRAPGDLIQVRIEDADEYDLYGVPV, from the coding sequence ATGAGCCAATCCCCCCGTGTCGGTTTCGTCAGTCTGGGCTGCCCCAAGGCCCTGGTCGATTCCGAACGCATTCTGACCCAGCTGCGCATGGACGGCTATACCATCAGTGCCGATTATGACGGCGCGGACGTGGTGGTGGTCAACACCTGCGGCTTCATCGACAGCGCGAAGGCCGAATCGCTGGACGCCATCGGCGAGGCCATCGTCGAAAACGGCAAGGTCATCGTCACCGGCTGCCTGGGCGTCGAAGCCGACATGATCCGCGATGTGCACCCCGCCGTGCTGGCCGTCACCGGTCCGCAGCAATACGAGCAGGTGGTGCGCGCCGTGCACGAGGCCGCCCCCCATGAACGCGACCATGACCCCTATACGGATCTGGTGCCGCCCCAGGGCATCCGCCTGACGCCGCGGCATTACGCCTATCTGAAGATTTCCGAGGGCTGCAACCACAACTGCAGCTTTTGCATCATCCCGTCGATGCGCGGGCGCCTGGTCAGCCGCCCGATTGGCGACGTGCTGGGCGAGGCCCGCCGCCTGGTGGATGCTGGCGTGAAGGAACTGCTGGTAATTTCGCAGGACACCAGCGCCTATGGCGTGGACATCAAATACCGCACGGGCTTCTGGGATGGCCGTCCGGTCAAGACCCGTCTGACCGAACTGGCGCAGGCCCTGGGCGAGTTCGGCGTCTGGGTGCGCATGCACTACGTCTATCCCTACCCGCACGTCGACGAGCTGATTCCGCTGATGGCCGAAGGCCGCATCCTGCCGTATCTGGACATTCCCTTCCAGCACGCCAGCCCGCGCATCCTGAAGGCGATGAAACGGCCCGCCTTCGAGGACCGTACTCTGGCCCGTATCCGCCAGTGGCGCGAGGCCTGTCCGGACATGACCCTGCGGTCCACCTTCATCGTCGGCTTTCCTGGCGAAACCGAGGACGACTTCCAGTATCTGCTGGACTGGATGAGCGAAGCCCAGCTGGATCGTGTCGGCTGCTTCCAGTATTCGCCCGTCGAAGGGGCCAAGGCCAATGAACTGCCCGACGCCGTGCCCGACGAGGTCAAGGCCGAACGCTGGGAACGCTTCATGGCGCATCAGCAGGCGATTTCCACGCAGCGCCTGGCGGCCAAGATCGGCCGTACCCTGACGGTGCTGGTGGACGAGGTCGACGATCAGGGCGGCGCGACCGCCCGGTCCATGGCCGACGCCCCCGAAATCGACGGCAGCGTGCTGTTGCGCGACGCAGCCGGCCGCGCCCCCGGCGACCTGATTCAGGTGCGCA